The Triticum aestivum cultivar Chinese Spring chromosome 5A, IWGSC CS RefSeq v2.1, whole genome shotgun sequence genomic sequence AGGTTCAGTCGGAATCAGCACCAGAATCTCTTGAGGAAGATGTCCAGAATTAACCAGACGGGGTCAGTGGAGGAGTATGTGGAACATTTTGCATAATTGTATGATGAACTCACTGCATATGAATCTAGTCCTGATCCTCTGCATTACACCACCTGATTCATTGATGGTCTAAAACCAGGAGTTCAGATGGCCATTGCCATGCAAAAACCACGCGATCTGGATACTGCTTATGAATTGGCCTTGCTCCATGAGGAATTGGGCGAAATGCAATATTCTCAACACACTTCCACAGCAAAAAGAAGTACTGCTCCATCAGGAGTTTATCCTTATAAGGCAAGGACAGTAGAAGAGAAAAAACCAGCTGAAGGTCATAGATCTCTGCCAGTGGAAGATAAATGGACTTCCCTAAGGAATTTTAGGAAGGATAAGGGATTGTGTTTCATTTGTGGTGAGAAATGGTCCAAAGATCACCAATGCAAATTGACAGTCCAGTTGCATGTGGTGCAGGAACTGATAGAACAGTTGCAAGGCTCCACTCCTTCTCTTGATGATTCAGACAGTGACACTGATAATCTGATGCTACTGTCAGCAGCTGCTACAAGCAAAAGTGTGTTTATCTTGTCTTTGTCCTTGCCAGTAAACATTAAAAATACAGAGCTGAAGTTCTTAGTCAATTCTGGCAGCACTCACTCGTTCTTGGACAGTTCCTTGCATTACCTGCTCCTAGAAGTTACTGACATTAAAGCAGTTACAGTAAAGGTAGCAGGTGGAGGAAAATTGACTTGTTCACAACAAGTGAAACAATGTCAGTGGGACTATCAAGGCTAAGAATTCTCACATGACTTCAGATTGCTGTCATTAGGGGGTTATGATGGCATTTTGGACCTGGGTTGGCTAGCCAAACACAGCCCCATGTACATTGACTGGGAACAGAAATGGCTTTCATTCTAATACAAGGGTACTACTGTCACTCTGCAAGGAGATCTGCCTAAGGAATGTGCTTTTACAGTTATGGCCATTTTCCAAAATGTTATCTCTGAACAAAAGGAACAGTTACCTGAAATTCAGGCTCTGTTGGACAAGTATGCAGTGGTCTTCTCTCCTCCTACAGGTCTACCTCCCAGAAGACAGTTTGATCACAGTATACCATTAATCCCTGGTGCTCAACCAATATCAATCAGACCCTACAGAATTCCTCCTCATCTGAAAGTTGAAATGGAGAAGCGGGTGCAGGAAATGCTACAAAGGGGAATAATTCAGGTGAGAAACAGTCCATTTTCTTCCCCTACTCTGATGGttaagaaaaaggaagaaggagaTTGGAGGTTGGTCATTGACTTCAGACATGTTAATGCTCTCACAGTAAAAAGCAAGTACCCTATTCCTGTCATAGATGAATTACTTGATGAACTTGCTGGAGCTTGTTGGTTTTCCAAATTAGACTTAAGAGCTGGCTACCATCAGATCAGATTAGCACCTGGAGAAGAATTTAAGACTGTCTTCCAAACACATACTGGGCACTATGAGTTTACTGTGGTAGCTATGGGCCTGACAGGTGCACCTAATACTTTCCAAGGAGCAATGAACACAGACCTAGCTCCAGTTTTGAGAGAAGGTCCTTGTGCAGTATGTTTCTTTGATGATATTCTCATTTTCAGTAAAACCCTAAAGGAACATTTCATACATCTAGAAAAGGTGCTAACAATTTTGTTGGAGAAACATTGGAGAGTTAAGTTGAGCGAGTGTGACTTTGCTAAACAAGAAATTGCTTACTTGGGCCATGTCATTAGTAGTGAAGGGGTTTCTACTGATGCCAGCAAAATTGCAACTATCAAACATTGGCCAGTTCCTGCTGATGTGAAACAAGTCAGAGGATTTCTGGGCTTAACTGGGTACTACAGGAAATTTATCAGGAATTATGGCATGATCAGTAGACCATTAATTGATTTGTTGAAAAGGGGGGCTATCTTTGTGTGGACACCAGCTACAGAGATGTCTTTTCAAACTCTGAAGCAATCCCTTATTCATGCTCCTGTCTTAGCAGTGACTGATTTTTCTAAGTAGTTTGTGGTGGAAACTGATGCTTGTGATGTTGGTATTGGTGCTGTTCTTATGCAGCAGGACCATCCCATTGCTTTTGTTAGCAGAGCTTTAGGTCCTAGGAACAGAGGATTATCTGTTTATGAGAAGGAATATCTAGCTATATTATTAGCTATTGAGCAGTGGAGACCATACTTACAGTTCCAGGAATTCATTATCAGGACAGATAAAATAGTTTGGTTAATCTTTCTGCAGAGATTGCATACACCCTGGCAGCAAAAAGCACTCACAAAGATGATGGGACTGAATTATAAGATTGTTTATAAGAAGGGTATTGATAATTCTGTAGCTGACGCTCTCTCCAGGAGACCATAATCAGATTCTCAAGTGTTAGCAATTTATGGGGTTCGGCCTAGCTGATTGGAAGATGTTGTTGAAAGCTACAAGAATGAGACAAAAGCACAGGAATTATTGCAGCAGTTGTCAGTGCAACCAAAGTCCAAACACAATTTTCAACTGATACACGGGGTGCTGAGATATAAAGGTTGCATTTGGGTGGGCAATGACAGTGGCTTTCACACTAGAATTTGCCAAGCTTTCCATGACACTCCCCTGGGTGGTCATTTTGGGTTTCTTGTCACCTAGAAAAGAATTTGTGCATTGTTTAAATGGGTAGGTATGAAGAAAAGATCCAGCAGTTTGTGCAATCTTGTCTCATTTGTCAATAAGCAAAACCAGAGAGAGTGGCTTACCTTGGGTTGCTCTCACCATTGCCTGTTCCTGCAAAAGCTTGGGAAACTGTGACAATGGATTTTATCTCAGGGCTGCCTTCTTCTAATCAGTATGACTCCATCATGGTGgtcattgacaagtttacaaaataTGGCCATTTTGTTCCTGTCAAACACCCATACACTGCCCAGAAAATTGCTGAACTTTTCTTGGATAATATTTACAAGCTTCATGGCATGCCCCTTTATATTGTATCTGACAGGGATCTAGTGTTCACAAGCAAATTTTGGCAAGCTCTAGTGAAGAGGACGGGAGTTGTACTTAATATGAGCACGACATACCATCCtgaaacagatggacagactggaCGTGTTAATCAGCAGGTGGAGTGTTTTTTGAGGTGTTTCATCAGTGCTCATCCGAAGAAATGGGCAAAATGGCTCTCACTTTGTGAGTTTTGGTACAACACAAACTGGTATTCAGCACTTAACAAATCTCCATTTGAAGTTCTTTATGGCCATGGCCCTCGGCAATTTGGAATTTCTGCTTCAGATTACATTGACCATGTTGATTTGCAGCAATGGTTAGATGCTCGGGCAGTTGTTCAGCAGTCAGTGCGCCAACATTTGTTGCGTGTTCAGCAAAGAATGAAGCATCAGGCTGACAAGAAACGCACTGAAAGGACATTTGTTGTTCGTGATCGGGTATTTCTCAAACTTCAACCATATGTGCAATCTTCTGTGGCGCACAGAGCTAATCACAAGCTCACCTTCAAGTACTTTGTCCCATTTCTCATCCTGGATAAGATTGGAGAGGTGGCTTATCGCGTGCAGCTTCCAGCAGCCAGCCGTATACATCATGTCTTCCATGTTTCACAACTAAAATGTTGCGTGTAGCCACACCATGAGGTACTCAACTCACTACCTTCTATCGATACTCACCTCCAGTTTCCTGTCAAGGTGCTGCAGGAGCGCCTCCGCCGTTCAGATAACAGATATGTGGCACAAGTTCTGGTCCAGTGGAGCGGGGGAGACGCGTCTTCAGCTACCTGGGAAGACAAAGACTCCCTTCGTCAGCTGTTTCCGCGGGCTCCGGCTTGGGGACAATCCGGTTCTCAAGAAGGGGGGAATGTCAGCGAGTCCAAGGCCGAAACAGAGCAACTAGGAGAGCGTGAAGACAATGATTCGACTCGTGGGCCGATCGCACGGCCCACTCAAGCCCGGCAGCTTCCCCGGTGGCTTGCAGGCCCGAACTGGGCCCGTTAAGGGTGTATGTTGGTATATAACCGTTGGCGTGTGTTGCGTGTGGATTGGGAACGGAGTTGGTGGCTTCGGCCAGGATCTCGCGCGTGTGTGTGAGCTTGTATAGCCATTCATGGCGAATTGATCCCCAATTAGAGATAATACATGCCACATCTCACACAGACATTTTTTTCGATGTAATTGTCATTTGATGTTGATAAAGTGCGCCCAAGGGCACTCCCCAAAAAACAAAATCTCGGCCATGAGAGGAGGATTACACCCAATAAATCATAGTTATGGAACCAAATCCCAAATTTCCCTGTGCTATTCGCGTTTGAAATCCTAGCAAAAGGGGATGCAATTTATAACTTCCGGAGACACAGCGGCTCTTCCCCGATCTGGCTCCCAGTCCAGGCTCCCTCCTCCTTCTGCCCGGCGACGAGACCTCCCAGGAGCGCGAGAGATCTGCTCACTTGCACAACGGCACATACAACAAGTTGCTAGATGGGCGTTCGAGCAAATATTACAAGAGACGAATATCCAGTgataccacaccttagatgctctATGATAACAAAAAAATCAAATTCAGATCTAAAAAAACAAATTCAAATGTTTcaaaaaaatctttaaaaaatcatgaCGTTCACAAGAAATGTGTCTACAACCCCTAGAAATTTTAGCTTCTAATTCGAAATGCACATTGAGaaccaaaaaaaaaaacaaatccaGATCTGAATGGTGTCAATTTTGCTTTTGTCTTTTTGTGACACTAGTCATgctagatttgtcttttttgtttttgaATTTGTATTAcgaatttagatttgatttttagggGTTGTAGTCTCATACGTTGTTTATACATTCATAAaagaaattcagaattttttgaaatatcCAAAATTGATTTTTCAAATATCATGCGAGtatgtttcaaaattttcaaataccTTTTTGTAGACACCAAAATTTCAAATACACTAGTGAATTCAGGAGCTCAGCCCGGACCTTCCCGCGAAGCCAAGCCTACTTGTGTTGGCGCCGCAACGCGAGAGGCAtggctctcctcctcctccacctcttgctCTTCCTCCGCCTCGTTACCTCCGGCGCCGCCGACTCGTTTCCAGCCACTGCGATGTTCGTCCTCGGAGACTCCACTGCCAGCTGTGCCGCCACCACGCTGTCCCTCaacctcacccccccccccccccccccccccccccccccccctcctctttcTCCAGCCCCTGCCTCttccactccggccgccgccgcctcctccccgacatCCTTGGTAAGCACCTTGAACGCCCCCGTTCCACTGAACCCCACCAGCTCCGCTCCTGATTCGCGCACCATCACGTGCGTGCATGCAGCCGCCAAGATGGAGCTCCCGCCACCGCCGCTCATCTCCACGCTCAACGGCTCAGCGGCCGCGGCCGCGATGGGCGTCAACTTCGGCGGCGAGGAGGGCGAGAGCGGCGGAGCCGGGGTGTTCCGCATGGGCGCCGTCGGGCAGCAGCTGCGGCTGGCCGCCGAGACGCTGCAGCTGCTGCGCCTCGAGGCCGCCACGCCGGGCGAGGCGTCCGCGGCCGCGGCCGGCGCCGTCTTCGTGGTGTCCTTCGGCGCCGACGCGTACGCGCGGCTGCTCGCGCGCGGGTCCGAGGCGGACGCGTCGGCGCCCAAGCACGGCCGCCGCGGCTTCGCCCGCCTCCTGGCCGGCCGCGTGGCGCGCGCGGTGCAGGAGCTGTACGAGGCGGACGTGAGGAGGGTGGCGGTGCTGGGGGTGCCGCCGCTGGGGTGCGCGCCGCGGGTGATGTGGGACGGGCTGCACCTCGTGGACGGCCGCGGGTGCGTGGAGGAGGCTAACGAGCTCGTCCAGGGGTACAACGCCAGGGTGGAGGCGCAGCTGGACGCGCTCCGGCCGGAGCTGCCCGGCGCCGACATCGTCTTCTGCGACGTCTACAAGGGGGTCATGGAGATGATCACCAATCCGGCCGCATATGGTAACATTACTTTTACTAACCGaaattatctgttttgtatgtgaTCACCAATGTGAGTCGACGTTTGCCGCATTGCGCTCTTTTGTTTCTGCAAACACATTCGGAAAAATGAACACCTGCTGCTACCGGGTGTTCAATCAGTTCCATGTGAGCCATGCTGTGCCTGTTTTTCAAACTTAGCTGGGTTGATCGGTGATCGAAGCGTCTTAACCAATCTTCTATTATATTATTATTAAAACGATAGAGTTATGATAAATCAACGGCAGTGATTGGGTGATCTGAATTTTTTTTCATGGAGCGTGATGTGAGCTTGGAAAGGCCAGCCAGCAAAACAGAGTATGTACGTGAACCTATTCCATCGGCTATAGGCAAGAAGAGTCCATATGCTAATACAAACGGATTCCGGATGAAGTCCAATTACTATACGGGTCATGTTATGGTAATTCGTATACGTACAGCGTAACGTTTGGATGCTATCTTCCAAGTATTTAATTTGCATGCAGAAGGCAAGGCATAATGGCTCTTGCTTGCATGAGCGTGGATTGCATGCAACATGAAATTCAGCTGGGGAACATCAAAGTAATAAGGAACTGTAGGACAGCTAGAATATATATTGCTTGCAAATACGAACGTCAAAGTGTAAGAACAAACTTGTTTTGGTGACCAGAAATAAATTACCTGCACAAGTCGTTCTTAAAGCTACAGGATGCAAGAGGAAAGCATAGTTAGAGCTACAGGATATAAGAGGAAAACATAGTCACACAGGACGAACAAAAGGGAGAGACGAACAAGATGATTACATGAACACAACGTGTCCTAGGTCCTCTCCCGCCGCCCTGGCTACTGCCTGCCCTGCACTCGCGCACGCCGCTCCGCAGCTGTCCCAAGCATCAACCATGTGCCTCGCCCGCGCCCTTCAGTAGCCCCACGAGCACCTGGCAGCCGTCACCGGCGCCCTCGCCTGCGATTCTGCGATGCCGAGACGAGCGGTCCTGCACCGGGATGAATGTAGCTAGAGCGATGGCCATGTCTGTACGCGCAGCCGTAGCACGCCCTTGTAGACCACAAAGAGAAATGAGCATAAGAGATGAGGAAAAAAACTACCTGGATTGCAGCCCCCACTGCCCTAGCTCAGGCACATTGCCGGCTTGTTTTCTGCTCCTCCATGAGTCGTGGCGATTCGAGGGGGCTCCGGGCCTCAGCCGCTTCCGCCTCGACGATCAACCCTGTCCAGGGCTCGGGGCTTTATAGAGGACCACCAGGAGCATCTCGATGAAGACGATAGAGACAACGCCGCCGCGGCGACCGATGCTGGTGAGTTCAGAGGCCAGGAGGTAGAGCGCGATGGCCACCCCAAACGTAGGCGTGAACCCTGCGCGTCCACCACTTCCCCGCCCGCGTCATGCTAGTGACGCGCTCCTCGAGGAGGAACACCATTGAAACGGTGCACATGGCGGCCTCCCGTCTGGCACGATGGCGAGCATGACCAGGAAGGAGGAACATGCATGGTCAGGTCGTTAGGAAATAAGGAGAAGCCCTAGCAGATCGTGCATGTATGGATGTGTGCATACCGGTGCGTTGATTTTGCCTGGTCTAGCGGCAGTTCTGGATTGCATAGGAAACGTGCATGCGTGGGTAGGgttgtttcttttttggtttttccCCTTGTAAACCGGAGGGTTGGAAGTGTGGGAGGTGCTGTAAAAAGATCGTTGCGGTTCTCGCGAGAGGCGATCATGGTCTCGTGGATGGATCGTGGGAAGGAGGTGGCCCAATGATACGTGTCCAACGAGGTGGGGGGATCGAACGAGGTGTCGAACCACGaggggaggtcgaaccatcacgacgttcgatccccctttaatagtagagatttcaGAAATTAGCCATGCATGCCTCATTCAATTACACAAGTAAATATAGAAAGCCATGGTGCAACAAGCATTCCAAAA encodes the following:
- the LOC123103116 gene encoding GDSL esterase/lipase At5g37690; protein product: MELPPPPLISTLNGSAAAAAMGVNFGGEEGESGGAGVFRMGAVGQQLRLAAETLQLLRLEAATPGEASAAAAGAVFVVSFGADAYARLLARGSEADASAPKHGRRGFARLLAGRVARAVQELYEADVRRVAVLGVPPLGCAPRVMWDGLHLVDGRGCVEEANELVQGYNARVEAQLDALRPELPGADIVFCDVYKGVMEMITNPAAYGNITFTNRNYLFCM